atgacagccagaactctcactgtattgatgacaggcgccaaccattgcgccaccgggaCACCCAGACAGGATGCCGACTCACGGGATAGAGAAACTGTAACAGTAGAGAGGTCGAAACTTGATGTGAACAGATACACTCCTGCAGTGTAGTGCACAGATACCAGGCTTCAACACGGGAACGGAGTGTGATGTATCAAATAAAGGAACGATTACTTTCAAGAGAGAGGAGTACGTCTGTGGAGCTGCAGGCAGGGTAGGGGGAGTTGTGGttaggggagggagagagagagggaagtggGAGGTCGATCGAACGAGTAGCAGTCCTCGACCCAGAAAGATTACGCAAGCGAAAAACATTTACACAGGGGATTGAGAATTCGATTATGCGGGTGTGTGGCGGGTGTGTGGCGGGTGGGCTGGGCTGGGTCTGCACAATCTTGTTTGCGTGTCGATCGCCCGCGGTTTGTACCCGATAGATAAGCTCGGGCGAGCGCCCACGCGCACCTCACTCACCTTCATTAAGTGTCGTGGATGAACCGACTAGCCACTTCACCCGACACTCCCTTCCCTGGATTTTGACATTTATCGTCTCTCGTCACTGCGTGAATCAATCAAAGACTTCATAAGCCGCTCCTCTAATCTTAATTGCATGGCAAGAACAAACACCTTCAATTTACATCTCCAACAAGCGGCGAGCGAGAAACTGATCCTCTCCCCCAAAaaatccaacaacaacaaaacaaaacttcataTTTGTTATCCCGTTTATTCAGTCTGCCGggtataattataaaattaaaaaaaaaaaacaactaaaaacaaaccTGCCTTTCTTGGCAGCAAACAGTAAGAAACTAGTAATAACAACCAAACAGGCTGcaaatgttaaattaaaaaaccatTTCCAACAAATGAAAAACGAAAAGGGTTCTCATTATTGCACACTACAAGATGGCAGGGGGTTAATGATAAACAAGAGTCATTGCTCCCAAGCTTAGAAAATACACACCGTGCATCTTCTTCACATTAAAGTTGAAtgacttgtgtgtatgtgagagtgtgtgcgtgtgagagagtttCTTTTAGAGTGtggtgtctgtgtatgtgtgtgagggtgtgtctaagaatgtgtgtgagagagcgtgtgtgtatgagacaGTATGCacgtgagagtgtgagagagatatcGTATTAAGGTTAGTATTTAGTATCAGAGTTGAGTAAACGTGATCACTATAAGTAAAAACGGAAATGGAGATCAATTGTTAAGCTTCTCTATCCTCACACATGCTCGCGCTGATTCACACCATCATGATCATTGTTGATGAGTAAGTAACGACTGGCGAAATGTGACCAGACATGCACTGCATGATGACAAGTCGCTGATCATTGTCCGTGCTCAGTCAAcatcaaacaattaaaattcaCTAATTAAACTTCCACTCTATTGCCGCAACGCCGTACAACACAAAGTGAAGGACATCACTATCACGTGATATGGCCAAGatgtaaatatactttttaaattatatgtaCTGAAGGTTCTAAGGAATCTGagacttctttctctcctttttggCACAACTTCACCAGTTAGTGTCTCCGATATTCACCATCTGACAGTAAAGTCACAGCGTGCCACAAACCACCATACGCCTGGACCGGAGAAAAATGTCGCCCACGGACAAGGGACAAGGATGTCGGCATTTCCGTCGGTGAAAATGATAGCTATGCCACTCTCCCTTCACCATTAGGCTCAGTCGTGACAAGGGGTAAGGACAAAATCCCACCAAAAGGTCACAGGAGTGCCATTTTGCTGTCGTGGAAAATGTTTGCTACTAACCCGAAGGGTCACCAAGACTTGTACGAACTTGCCTCAGTACCTCTGAGGTTGATTAACTCCCAAAGTCTTCAACCTACAGACAGAACGTGCCCCTGCATGTGTTCCAActcctcttcttcctcgtcctcctccAGGGACTCCTGCAGCGTGGGCATGATGGGACTTCGGGGGATGACAGGGGACAAGGAGGGGGAGATTGTTCCAGGGGAAGGGGTCACGGTGCCTTGGAAGGCCTTGACCCACTCCTCGGGGGTCACGCGCTGTTCTCGCGGGTTGGTCTCGAAGTAGATGACCTGCCCCTCACCGCCACCCAGCTCCACCCGGAACCGGCCGACCCTCGAGTCCGTGGAGTCCGCGGGTGGAAGGCACTGGCGTGCGTTGCACGTGCGCAGGTTGAGGTAGGTGGCGGGTGCACGCAGACTGGTGCTGAGCACCGCGTAGTGACCGAAGCATGACCGGTACACCTTGACGCTGACCGGGTAGCGGGAGGCGCGCTTCTTGCATGTGCCCCCCGGACTGACCAGGTACAGGTCCCCGGCCAACACCTCCGTACCTGGCTCGGCCTCCTGTTCGGGTACCCACTGCTTGTTGGCACCGCTAAGGCATCGGAGATGTTTCATCTTGAAATGTTGTGTAGCAGAGAGTAATGTCTCGACGCTGTCAGTGAGCTAGCGCGGATACAATAGGAAGGAGAGACACAAAGGTCTTCCTGTCCGTGTTGAGATGTCTGTCAGCTTTGACTGGGTAAAACCTCCCTGAAAATGACAACAGTTtgattaaataacaaaacaacaacaaaataacaggaAAAGGATAAATATTCGAATTACTGACGAAGAAAAAACACGAAAGAACAAGCTAGaggtgaaaaaaagagatagagtgtgtgtgtgtgtgagagatagagagagaaagtggcGACAAACAAGGATTTCGAAAGAGATCGCTCAAAAGTGTGTTAGAATATAAGTACACACACTGTCGTTTTAATCTCGTGGTTGTATCTTATCACGATGGCCTCGACAGCAAGCTGGTCACACGCTCGGCGCTGACTTCTACATTAAAACGGACAACGTACAAAACTGCTGACTACGATGTTTATTAGCTATTCCTCCTTCTTTCAACTGACGACTTTTGAACCAAACAATCCAACACATCCAGCCATCCTTACCTGGGTTGAGTTTCGAGTCCCACTTCAACACCAAACACTGTGTCCGCTCCCTGTAAACACCAACGTGGGAAAGAGACTGTCCTGTCCGCAGTGACTATCCGACTCTCATCCGGGCTTTTGTCTTACGTCGTCACCCAGCGGCTGTGGCTGGGACACGGGGGCGGGTGAGTCACTTCCCGTTGGAGACGGACTTGTTACACCGTGAATGAACGTCAGGAAACGATGACACACTAGACGGCGCGAGTGTCCGTGTCTCACCAGCTCCGTTTACGCAGTTTGAATGAGAGCGAGAATAGTAGCAGGTTCGTTATATAGGCAAcgggaggtggtggtggtggtggtggtggttgcttttttttatttttgtcgggGTCCTTACGATGGATCAGCGCGCGGGGAGTGCACTGTGGCTCAACGTGAGCGGTGGGCTCGCGTTGCTGACTGGGTAAATCCCTCCGCACTGCGCAGGTAGTTTATTGGGCAGGTAAGCAGCGACGTCAGTCAGGTGCGCGAGGAAGGGTAGAGTGGAGGGGTAGTAGGGTGGGTATGAAGAGAGAAGGTAGCTTGTTCGAGGCTGAacaacacagaaagagagaaagaagcttACTGAGCAATACAGCAGAGTGAAAGGTCTTTCACCTTAACCTGGATCGTCAAAGTGCAGAAGGTACACGACAAGTGGTAACTgtagcagaaaagaaaaaacaaaggacgaaaaaaataagttttaatggTCAGGAGAATTATCACCTTATCACGTCTACATTGTTGTcggttttattattgttgttgttttgatcaCAGAGACCGATCTCTTTGTTGTTGGTCGTCATCCGACGGAAAATCCACTTGTCAGGATGATGACTAAGCGAGTCTGACAGAGTGGCTCACTGGACCCACTTCACACAAGTGCCGTGCTGTGTAACACTCATTACAGCCTTCACCCcaccctccccatcccctcccagCGCTGTGTGGAGCGAAGACAACACGGAATCAACTGAAGGCTGACACACTTCTTCCGCAAAGTGCCGCAGTCATTTGTCAGAAACGAGATTTAACTCTGATTACTTTCTCGCTGAAACCGGaagtaacaattaaaaaacccagaagacatgaaagaaataaaatatttacccGGCGAAATCCGTTTGTGCGAATATTAATGAGATTGTGTAGTGAATGGATTAAGTAACCTAATACTGGAGAGGGGAAGTGAGCACAGACTAAaccaagaaaaaatatagaaggGCGAGGAGGGGTAGGTaggtagagaaagagagatgacgacgacgatgatgatgagaagcTTCTATACAGCGCTGTATATCGATAGTAAATGAGTCATTGCGCTGAGAGAAAATCAGACAGACGGAGGGACCAGACATCTGAAGAAGCCGTTACCTCAGCGCCTCCCCCCAATCTTTCCATGACTCATTCCCTCCCGGTGCTGCAGGCGAGGGGTGCGATCTGAGACCCGAGGCGAACTTGTGCCTGCGGGCCAGAACTCTTGACCCAGGGAGCGCCGAACATCTCCAGCACCGTGTTGTCGATAACGGCTTCACTTATCTCCCCCGTCCTCGCCACTCGTCGCTCCCCCCGACCTCCCGCGGCTGCTGtctggtggcggtggtggtggtaatgagGGTGCACGGATGTGTGAAACTTGCTACAGTACACCAGTCTGTTGATGTATGACGTGTGAAATACGTGTGGGGGTTGTACCAAGTTTGACTTAGCATACAGACATAATTCTTTATGTGTGCGTGAGTTGAATGTGCTCTTACTCAACACTGAAATGCCGAGTTAAGCAAAATTTCCTATTTGAACGATAGTTTGGTGTTCGGTTGGTAAAATCGTTTTAACAGCAATTTTGTTGTTAAACAATTCAAGTCTCTCTTCACAGGATGGTTTGGTTTAGTTGGCTGGTTTAGtcagtaggaaagtgcttccaccttgggGGGATTTCACATTATggggggagaagaaaaaggaggaaactggagtacccggagaaaacaggtgtcacattcagaaaGTGAcccgaaacgagatctgaaccctgagcctcTCCCTGCTGATGGCAAGGGattgttttaaccactacacagAAGGTGATCAGCGGCCTCACCAGCATCAAGAACATCGAAGATGACATGCTGGTATTCTTGTAGATGTTCGAAATGAACCTTTAAAAAGCAGAGTTTTCGTATTCACGGTGTCAGAAAACTCGATTCTGGACCCCAATACAACGAAAAATAGAACGATTTCTTTCTACCGAGGTTCGGTACATTGTGCCGAGTCTTTACACCTTTATGAGCGCCACCTGTGGCTGATCCCTGCAGTGAGCCTCGCTCCTTCCACCTGACTCTTTATCGCCAGACCtcttacaggaaaaaaaaattctcctccCACTGGCGTGGAACCTACCACAGTGCCAAACTCCCATCTCGACCGAAGTCGGCACAGAGCTAAATTCACAAAGAGGAAGCAGTCGCAAGAAGATGACTGTAGCTCTGTGCGGTTTGGATCACGGAGCATTCATAGAACTGACCTTCTCTAtcgactgctttttttttttttctaagaatcACTGTAAGTTATCTTTCCTGTTTCCTCGTCTGCCGATGTCGATGCCTTTCTCGGGGGAAACCCGTTCCATCCACGAAAAGCCGACAATGAATGGTTCACCAAAAGAGGTTGGGTGAACCGCAGCTGCACCCTGGTTTGTACCAGGTTACCCCACCGTTAGAAGtactaataaacaaaaacctGTTTGTCGATCCTTGAAAGTTCCTACTGCTGGTCTAAAGAATCATTTTGTTTATCGCTACAACGTCCGTGAAGTTGTGGAATCGTCTGCTCGGTGGCTCTGGGAAAATGGGGAGAAGTCTCGGGAAAAAGGAAAGACGGGGATAATGGGGTCAATGGCGGGGTTTTCCTGTAACTGAGATTTTTTCCTGTCTCCAAGATCCGCAATGCAGATGAATATGCGTGCGTTTATACTTTATAGTCTCTCGGGCGATCCTGGGAAAGGGAGGGTCGGGTGAGTTGTTTGTGTGTCACTCATCAGCTTTTGATGACATGTTgccatgtgtttgtgtctcCCTGTCTCACTCCTTGTTGACGAAATGTTCACATCAGTCACACTTACAATGTCACGTGGTGCAGTAAGGTTTCTTTCTGATAAGAAAGGATCAACAACAGGTGAAGAGCAAACATAATAACCAGTGACTGAGACCTCAGTGGCTGTCTTGTGGAGAGAGATAATAAATTATCTGGGTCAGTGGCGTGAGGCGTCGCGTAATCCACTGacttagtcacgtgactgaagccGAGTCACGCTGGATAACGGAACACGTAATCACAAACATCACGGGACTTTGTTTTatgtgtaaaatgtttgctaGGCGTGTACAGTTAACGCATAGTACAGAGATGCAAACAGTTCAAACTTAGGTATTAACACTAGTAGAAGGTTAGAGACAACCATAGATGCGTGTATGTGCCACTTGATACAAAGTTTACATAATACTACAACATTCTTTAAGTTTATGATAACCAGATATTtggtcttatttatttattcatttgcttccccttttcttcttctatttccCGCACTCACTCAttcagaacacacacacaggcgtttgtaattttcttcttgtcCTGGTCATACCCGCCTTCCTCCCCTTTATACCTCCATATTTTCTGTGACTCAGAACCACAGTTGACAGCAGTTCAGTTTATTTGAAAGCTGGGGTCGAGGCCTGTTATTTGTGCACCAGTCACGGGTGGAAAGGGGTAAACTCGCACCACCAGGCCCGGTCTTCCACCCGCCTGAGTAGGTCCCCAACTGAGAGCAGCTCAACAACCTGGGAATTGAACCCCACTCGTTATTGTATTGATGCACACGAGTACAAAGTTCGTTGATTCAAGAGGAAATAAACCTCAAAGCAGGCGCTTAACGACATTTTTACCCAGCTTTCAAGGtcgaaaaatactttaaaaacttCGCATTACCTCAAATAAAAACCTTGTCAGCGATGTGAGATTGATAATTCTTGTGTAAGTCATCCTGTGACTGTTCTATAGCAGGTCAGGGCAGGGTGTGCCACACCCATCTCCCTCAGTTCCCGCGGCGGGTACGAGCAGGGCAGGTGTTCGGAGGTTCTTCGATCTCGGGTATATACAACCCACACAGCGCGGCGCGACGCGGAACGTTTGCGGCACTACGCGGCGCGGCGCGTCACCTGATGGGAAAGACGGTAGAAATGAGAGTGtcacacatcacgtgactgaacAGATGAGTGTTACTAAATCATAGTCACGCACAAATGCACGTGTCTGCGTGTTCACATACTATTTTTAGATGTCCGTTTTTGTTAACGCCTCCTCGTCAACCTGTCGCAGCAGCGGGATGCTTGATGCTTACGTAAGTGTCACGATGTGCAGGTGCTGCTCACAGCGCCCTCTGTGGTGGCGGGAATGGATGGATACTTTCATCTGCAAATAATGCTGGAAGAGCTGCGTGGTCATAATTAACACACTAGTGAAGTCGGTCATCACGTCATCCATCTGTGCCGACAATTAGTGTTCGGTGACGTGCTAGGACGCTAAATGCAGCTTTCCGTTCGTTACAGGGTAACGTTAGTGGGGTTAAGGGGAGGGAGATGGAAGGGAATCATTTGTAGGAGCCCTTTGTGAGCATTTTCTGTCTCGTGGCACGGAGGATCAATCTTGCCGCACTGCCTTTATTTATGGCAGCGCGAACTGGTCGTTAGAAACAAAGACGTTACGTGTGACATCAAGATGAGCTTTGTCCTCAGTAACGACACACGTAGCAGGTATATTCACCGCGGCTTTACTATcgatgacttttttttactcAGGAGACGAGGATCTTACTTACCCACCTGCTCCacaccccatccacccacaGAAACAGGTGGGAAGTTTTCAGTCGACTTTTACTGTCTTACGCCATCAGGTTAGGTGACAGGTTTGTAGGTGTCATCGTTGCGACAGGGGgacagaataaagaattttCAATCTTGACAAGATTTGCCCTCCATTCACAGCTGCGCCTCAAACCAAACAACGTGTCTAAGTATTGTACTTACATGTCTGTCATAAGTCTGTAAGACTGTGTTGGTTCAGTGTACTTACAAGTCCTCTCCTTGCAAGTCTACAAGACTGCGTTGGTGTTTGGTCTTCTTTGACGATACATAtgattaataaagtttttagCTCATCCCTAAGCTCCGGTATGAGCACACCTTGTGAACTCGCTgtgtcattcttttcttctccgacaattaaaaaaaactgtttccacACATATTGACGGATGTAGTTCGTCAGCGCTATAATCTAGACCTAGAAACATCAAAAGCGAAACTTGGAAAAACTGCGTCAGTCGTTTGACATGCAGGTGTTGCCTAGGTGACAGTTAAAGGTGTGAGCGTCGTAGGTCAGTGGCCTTGTAATGCTCTAATACACGGACGCAGATGGTCCTTAGGGAACTTTAGAGACTTCTTAATGATCGGTCGTGATGACTAAACAGCAGCAGGATGTGCAAGCAGAGTGCACGACACAGAACTGAACCTACCTGAGGGTGCGCACGTGCCCATCGTTAATACCGGGCATGTACGTCACACCTGTGACTCTGGGCACAGTGGAGCTGTTAAGCTAAGCACAGTACGTCACAAGTGTGTCCCTTGGCAGTTTAAACAGGTAATCTGATCTGATCATAAACTGTCACTACTGTGACCCTACATCCAGCTGATCATAAGAATATAATTCTGaacatttgtgttttcttcttgtcctcTTTGCACAATGCGTTCATGATAGTCGGTTTGTTA
This is a stretch of genomic DNA from Pomacea canaliculata isolate SZHN2017 linkage group LG3, ASM307304v1, whole genome shotgun sequence. It encodes these proteins:
- the LOC112560295 gene encoding uncharacterized protein LOC112560295 produces the protein MKHLRCLSGANKQWVPEQEAEPGTEVLAGDLYLVSPGGTCKKRASRYPVSVKVYRSCFGHYAVLSTSLRAPATYLNLRTCNARQCLPPADSTDSRVGRFRVELGGGEGQVIYFETNPREQRVTPEEWVKAFQGTVTPSPGTISPSLSPVIPRSPIMPTLQESLEEDEEEEELEHMQGHVLSVG